The Nerophis lumbriciformis linkage group LG07, RoL_Nlum_v2.1, whole genome shotgun sequence genome window below encodes:
- the LOC133623726 gene encoding major histocompatibility complex class I-related gene protein-like → MATGFYPDLADLFWRKDGEQIFEDVEHGELLPNHDGTFQMSVELKVEVTAEVEGKYECVFQLSGVKEDLVTKLERRSILSNANHEARHGGVELSERVAAEG, encoded by the exons atggcgacaggtttctaccccgacttagccgacctgttttggaggaaagacggcgagcagatcttcgaggacgtggagcacggagagctgctccccaaccacgacggaaccttccagatgtcggtggagctgaaagtggaggtgacggccgaggtggagggcaagtacgaatgtgtgttccagctgtctggcgtcaaggaggacctggtcaccaagctggagagaagaagcatcctgagcaacgcaaaccatgaag CTCGCCACGGCGGCGTGGAGCTCTCCGAGAGGGTGGCGGCTGAAGGCTGA